The following nucleotide sequence is from Microbacterium imperiale.
GCACGGCGTCGGCGAGCACGCCGGACGCTACCGCGAGGTGATCGCCGTGCTCACGTCAGCCGGATTCACCGTCTACGCGGACGACCACCGGGGTCACGGCCGCACCGGCATCCGGCAGCACGGCGACCCGCGCAAGCTCGGGCGTCTCGGACCGGGCGGGCTGCGCGCCGCGCGCGACGCCTGCGCTCAGCTGACGCGCATCATCGAGCGCGAGAACCCGGGGCTGCCGATCGTGCTGCTCGGGCACTCGTGGGGCTCGTTCCTCGCGCAGATGCTGTTCGACGCCCGCCCCGAGGCCTACGCCGCGGTCGTGCTCGTCGGCTCGGCCCTGCGCTGGCCGGGGTCTCTCAACTCGGGAGCCCTCAACGCGCCGTGGAAAGCGCCCGACGCCAACGGTGTCGAGTGGCTCAGCAGCGACCCCGAGGTGCAGCGGGGTTTCCTCGACGATCCGCTGACGACCACCACTCCGCTGCTGCGGCTGTTCGGCCCGATCGACGCCGTGCGGCTGCTCGGTCGACCGCGGCGCGACCTGGGCGTCGATGTTCCGATGCTGCTCCTCGTCGGCCGCGACGACACGGTGGGCGGACCCCGCAGCGTGCACCGGCTCGCCCACGCCTATCGCACCCGGTCGGGTCTCAGCGACGTGACGACCCTGGTGTATCCCGGCGCTCGCCACGAGATCTTCCAGGAAGCGGTGCGCGGCGAGGTCCACAGCCATCTGCGCGCGTGGCTCGACGCTCGCATCCCGCCCGCCTGAGCCGCACCGGATCGGGTGCCGCGCTCAGCCGGAAGCGCCCCGGCGGATCGCCGTGACGAGCGGCCGCGACGCCAGCAGCGCCAGCGCCACCGCTCCGAAGCCCGCGGCGAACGTCAGCGCGATCACGAGCACGGACAGCGGCGCGATCACCAGGCTGAGTCCGACGATCGGCAGGGCGAGCATCGCCCCGACCGCGGCGCCGCCTGCGGCCGCCCACCGCAGCGGAAGCATGACGGTGATGCGGCGTGCCCGCGCGAGGTCGGCCGGTGGCATGCCGAGCCGATCGAGGCCGATGATGAGGTCGCGGTCGTCGAGCACGGACGCCGCCTGGCTCACGCCCACCGACGCAGCCAGGAGCAGGAACCCGCCGCCCAGTGTCACGAGCACGCCGGTGCGGATGTCGGCGAACAGCGTCATGCCCGGCTCGGCCTCGGCCAGATCGGCGATCGCGATGCCGCTGCCGCCGACGACCGCGATGAACGAGATCATCGCGATGCTCGAGACGCGTCGCCACGCCGTCGGGGCATGAGCTGCGAGCTCACGGCCCGCGATGAGCTGCGACGCGGTGCGGGCGCGACGCGCGAGGGAGCGGCCGCGCGCCGCGACGATCGGCGCTCCGATGAGATTCACGAGGGCGAGGGCGCCGGCGAACAGGGCCAGGAGCACACCGAGTGAGGCGGCCGGTGCGAGCAGCGCCGAGACGCTGCCGAACTGCGCGACGACGACGCCGACGCCGACGATCCCGATCGCCGCGACGACCAGCACAGCCGTGCGTCGCGGCGGCGCCTGGGTGCGGCGGCGCACGCCGAGCGGGGTCAGTCGCACGCGCCGCAGGCTCGCCGCAGCGCTGAGCGTCGCGATGAGTCCGACGCCGACGACGGCCGCGGCGACGATCGGCCAGCCGGCCCAGACGGCGGCGGCTCCGACCGGACCGCCGAAGAACGGCAGCATCCCGATGAGGGGCAGCGCGGCCGCGTACGCGAGGGCTCCGACGACAGCGCCGGCTACCGCGACGACGGATGCCTCACCGACGGCCATCGCCGACACCTCGGTGTTGGTCGCGCCGAGCAGGCGCAGAGTCGACAGGCGGTCGTTGCGCCGGCGGCTCGACAGGCGCGCCGCCGCGGCACCGAGCGTCGCCGTCGGGATCGCGAGCAGCAGCAGCGCGAGCACGCTGAGCACGCCGTACATGAACGCCGCGTCGCCGGCGCGAGGGTCCGTGAGGAACATCCGGGTGCCGCCCGCCACGGTCAGCAGCAGCGTCGTCGTGACGGCGAAGGCGATGAGCGGCAGCAGGATCGCCGACGAGCCCTGTCGGCTGGGTCGCGACAGCAGCATCGTCAGGGCGATCAGTCGTCGGATGCCGCCGCTCGCGGCACCGGTCGCAGGAAGGCGCGCAGGCGGCGCCGCGGGGCTGACGAACGCGCTCATCGTGTCACCGCCGCGGTGGACGCCGCGGAGCTCGCGCCGCCAGCGGTATGCGGGCCGTCGACGATCCGGCCGTCGCGCATGTGCAGCACCCGGTCGCAGCGCCGGGCGACCTCGGCGTCATGGGTGACGACGACGAGGCTGCGCCCCTGACCCGTGGTGGCGTGGAGCAGCGCGTCGAGCACCTCGGACGAGGTCGTCGAATCGAGCGCGCCCGTCGGCTCGTCGGCGAACACGACCGGCGCGCCCGTGACCTGCGCGCGGGCGATCGCGACGCGCTGCGCCTGGCCGCCCGAGAGCTCGCCGATCCGCCGGTTCTCCATGCCCGACAGCCCGAGGGCGCCGAGCCACGCGGCCGCGTGCGCCTCCGCCGCGGCGCGCGCGGTGCCCACGAGCAGAAGGGGCAGGGCGGCGTTCTCGACGGCGGTGAGCTCGGGCAGCAGCAGGTGGTCCTGGAACACGAACCCGAGGTGACGGCGGCGAACGGCCGAGCGTGCGGCATCCGGCATCCCCACCAGTTCTTCCGGGCCGCTGCCCGGAGCCGTCAGGCGTACCGAGCCCGCGTCGGGCGAGATGATCGCGGCGAGGCAGTGCAGCAGGGTCGTCTTGCCCGACCCCGAAGCGCCCATGATGGCGACGGCCTCGCCCGCGCGAACGGTGAGGTCGACGCGGTCGAGGGCGGTCAGCGATCC
It contains:
- a CDS encoding alpha/beta hydrolase translates to MPEFTDAHGIAIVYDVHPAAGATRGVVQLLHGVGEHAGRYREVIAVLTSAGFTVYADDHRGHGRTGIRQHGDPRKLGRLGPGGLRAARDACAQLTRIIERENPGLPIVLLGHSWGSFLAQMLFDARPEAYAAVVLVGSALRWPGSLNSGALNAPWKAPDANGVEWLSSDPEVQRGFLDDPLTTTTPLLRLFGPIDAVRLLGRPRRDLGVDVPMLLLVGRDDTVGGPRSVHRLAHAYRTRSGLSDVTTLVYPGARHEIFQEAVRGEVHSHLRAWLDARIPPA
- a CDS encoding FtsX-like permease family protein, which encodes MSAFVSPAAPPARLPATGAASGGIRRLIALTMLLSRPSRQGSSAILLPLIAFAVTTTLLLTVAGGTRMFLTDPRAGDAAFMYGVLSVLALLLLAIPTATLGAAAARLSSRRRNDRLSTLRLLGATNTEVSAMAVGEASVVAVAGAVVGALAYAAALPLIGMLPFFGGPVGAAAVWAGWPIVAAAVVGVGLIATLSAAASLRRVRLTPLGVRRRTQAPPRRTAVLVVAAIGIVGVGVVVAQFGSVSALLAPAASLGVLLALFAGALALVNLIGAPIVAARGRSLARRARTASQLIAGRELAAHAPTAWRRVSSIAMISFIAVVGGSGIAIADLAEAEPGMTLFADIRTGVLVTLGGGFLLLAASVGVSQAASVLDDRDLIIGLDRLGMPPADLARARRITVMLPLRWAAAGGAAVGAMLALPIVGLSLVIAPLSVLVIALTFAAGFGAVALALLASRPLVTAIRRGASG
- a CDS encoding ABC transporter ATP-binding protein, whose amino-acid sequence is MTTPLSSAPVLEARGLVKRYGSLTALDRVDLTVRAGEAVAIMGASGSGKTTLLHCLAAIISPDAGSVRLTAPGSGPEELVGMPDAARSAVRRRHLGFVFQDHLLLPELTAVENAALPLLLVGTARAAAEAHAAAWLGALGLSGMENRRIGELSGGQAQRVAIARAQVTGAPVVFADEPTGALDSTTSSEVLDALLHATTGQGRSLVVVTHDAEVARRCDRVLHMRDGRIVDGPHTAGGASSAASTAAVTR